Proteins encoded in a region of the Vibrio sp. CB1-14 genome:
- a CDS encoding flagellar basal body-associated protein FliL, which translates to MRKRYLTQFFLIMGLTAAMPALASQESAPRLAYFTLEPELTTNFYTKGKRLGYVQVRIDVMVADVNDLAVIEHHQPLIRDAVVELFGKQNADVIKSLAGREEIRQALVSNLNNLLLAETGKAVIADLLFTKYLYQ; encoded by the coding sequence ATGCGTAAACGTTACCTGACCCAGTTTTTCCTCATCATGGGCTTGACTGCAGCGATGCCTGCACTGGCATCCCAAGAGTCAGCGCCTCGCCTCGCCTATTTCACCCTAGAACCAGAACTGACCACCAACTTTTACACCAAAGGTAAGCGCCTAGGCTATGTTCAAGTGCGTATCGATGTCATGGTGGCCGATGTCAATGACTTAGCAGTGATAGAACATCACCAGCCACTGATTCGCGACGCGGTAGTCGAACTGTTTGGCAAACAAAATGCCGATGTGATTAAGTCGTTGGCAGGAAGAGAAGAAATTCGCCAAGCGCTAGTGAGCAATCTCAACAACCTACTACTGGCAGAAACGGGCAAAGCAGTCATTGCCGACCTGCTTTTCACCAAATACCTCTATCAATAA
- the rpoH gene encoding RNA polymerase sigma factor RpoH, with protein MANQAYPMALVTQDSLDSYIRSVNSYPMLTADEERELAERLHYDGEIDAAKGLILSHLRFVVHVARGYSGYGLPMADLVQEGNIGLMKAVKRFNPEVGVRLVSFAVHWIKAEIHEYVLRNWRIVKIATTKAQRKLFFNLRKSKKRLGWFNNGEVETVAKELGVEPAEVREMESRLAAQDPAFEMPSDDDEAGTTYTAPALYLEDKSSDLAEDYEAQNWEAHTNNRLGHALATLDERSQHIVRSRWLDDNKSTLQDLADNYGVSAERIRQLEKNAMKKLKAAVGEF; from the coding sequence ATGGCAAACCAAGCGTATCCAATGGCTTTAGTAACACAAGATAGCTTAGACAGCTACATCCGCTCAGTGAACAGCTACCCAATGCTGACCGCTGATGAGGAGCGTGAACTAGCAGAAAGATTGCATTACGACGGTGAGATTGATGCGGCGAAAGGGCTCATCTTGTCACACCTTCGCTTTGTTGTTCACGTCGCTCGTGGCTATTCAGGTTACGGCCTGCCTATGGCGGATCTGGTGCAAGAGGGCAACATTGGTCTGATGAAGGCGGTAAAACGCTTTAACCCAGAAGTTGGGGTAAGACTGGTGTCGTTTGCAGTACATTGGATCAAAGCTGAAATCCATGAGTACGTGTTGCGTAACTGGCGTATTGTTAAGATTGCGACCACAAAAGCGCAGCGCAAATTGTTCTTCAACCTACGTAAGTCCAAGAAGCGTCTTGGTTGGTTTAATAACGGTGAAGTGGAAACGGTCGCAAAAGAGCTGGGTGTAGAACCAGCTGAAGTTCGCGAGATGGAATCACGTTTAGCCGCGCAAGACCCAGCGTTTGAAATGCCAAGCGATGACGATGAAGCGGGTACCACATATACGGCGCCCGCGCTGTACCTAGAAGACAAAAGCTCAGATCTTGCTGAAGACTACGAAGCTCAAAACTGGGAAGCGCACACTAATAACCGTCTTGGTCATGCACTGGCGACACTGGATGAGCGTAGCCAACATATCGTTCGCTCTCGTTGGTTAGATGACAACAAGTCGACGCTACAAGACTTAGCCGATAACTACGGTGTGTCTGCTGAACGTATTCGTCAGCTAGAAAAGAATGCGATGAAAAAGCTCAAAGCCGCAGTCGGTGAGTTTTAA
- the glpG gene encoding rhomboid family intramembrane serine protease GlpG, with protein MVRLITLQNPRMGQAFIDYMASRRIDVQMMPEGEGQFALWLMNSEDQLEAEVELKQFLDNPFDAKYQASSWDMAETRHNSFRYQTPSFMSMIKAKAGVVTLTIMVICSVIFILQQLGLGNAIFAALHFSAFDGQQWQIWRWFSHALLHFSAMHIIFNLLWWWQLGGDIEQRLGTKKLLEIFLLSAAVSGTGQYWVEGANFGGLSGVVYALVGYLWMLTIKRPDLGLEIQKPIVGFMLVWLVLGFVQPFMAIANMAHLSGLAAGVLLGLMDSRRLKR; from the coding sequence ATGGTTAGACTTATCACCCTTCAGAACCCGAGAATGGGGCAGGCGTTTATTGACTATATGGCGTCAAGGCGCATAGATGTGCAGATGATGCCTGAGGGTGAGGGTCAATTTGCCTTGTGGTTGATGAACAGTGAAGACCAGCTTGAAGCCGAAGTAGAGCTCAAGCAATTTCTCGACAATCCATTTGACGCTAAGTATCAAGCGTCATCATGGGACATGGCCGAAACGAGACACAACTCATTTCGCTATCAAACACCCAGCTTTATGTCGATGATTAAAGCCAAAGCAGGCGTGGTGACACTGACCATCATGGTGATCTGCTCGGTTATCTTTATCCTGCAACAGCTTGGACTAGGCAATGCGATTTTTGCAGCGCTGCATTTCTCTGCGTTTGATGGTCAGCAATGGCAAATCTGGCGCTGGTTCAGTCATGCGCTGCTGCACTTCTCGGCGATGCACATCATCTTCAACCTGTTGTGGTGGTGGCAGCTTGGCGGTGATATCGAGCAGCGTCTTGGTACGAAGAAGTTGTTAGAAATCTTTTTGTTGTCGGCGGCCGTCTCCGGCACAGGTCAATATTGGGTTGAGGGCGCCAACTTTGGTGGCTTGTCGGGTGTGGTGTATGCGTTAGTCGGCTATTTATGGATGCTAACCATTAAACGCCCAGACCTTGGACTCGAGATCCAAAAACCTATCGTCGGCTTTATGTTGGTATGGCTGGTGCTCGGTTTTGTGCAGCCATTTATGGCGATCGCCAATATGGCGCATCTGTCAGGACTGGCAGCGGGCGTGTTGCTTGGACTGATGGATAGCCGACGCCTCAAACGATAA
- the ftsY gene encoding signal recognition particle-docking protein FtsY, with translation MTEKKKRGLLSWLGFGDEEQTEQKQQDTSAQTESEQPSAESGDDHQPQTDKVEASVEEALEPQEEQAALDSVDQDVVAEDETQDTEKAEAEAEAEVEAEAEAEVEEPVAARVQEQEKPTESFFARLKRSLSRTKANIGAGFFGLFKGKEIDDELFEELEEQLLIADVGMNTTVKIIDNLTEKASRADLKDGEALYGLLKEEMAEILVQVEKPLQVDTTKTPFVILMVGVNGVGKTTTIGKLAKQFQAEGKKVMLAAGDTFRAAAVEQLQVWGERNDVPVIAQHTGADSASVIYDAIEAAKARGADVVIADTAGRLQNKANLMEELRKIVRVMKKIDDSAPHEIMLTLDAGTGQNAISQAKLFSDVAPLTGITLTKLDGTAKGGVIFALADQFQIPIRYIGVGEGIDDLRPFETQDFIDALFSRED, from the coding sequence ATGACAGAAAAGAAAAAACGCGGACTCCTCTCTTGGCTCGGTTTTGGCGACGAAGAGCAAACTGAGCAAAAACAGCAAGACACGTCGGCACAGACCGAATCAGAGCAGCCATCAGCAGAATCAGGTGATGATCATCAGCCGCAAACTGACAAGGTTGAAGCCAGTGTTGAAGAGGCGCTAGAACCGCAAGAAGAGCAAGCAGCTCTAGATTCAGTAGACCAAGACGTGGTTGCTGAGGATGAAACTCAAGATACTGAAAAAGCAGAAGCAGAAGCAGAAGCAGAAGTAGAAGCAGAAGCAGAAGCAGAAGTAGAAGAGCCTGTCGCTGCGCGAGTTCAAGAGCAAGAGAAGCCAACAGAAAGCTTTTTCGCGCGTCTAAAGCGCAGCTTAAGCCGCACTAAAGCTAACATCGGTGCAGGTTTCTTTGGTTTATTTAAAGGCAAAGAAATTGACGATGAGCTGTTTGAAGAGCTTGAAGAGCAGCTCTTAATTGCTGACGTGGGCATGAACACCACGGTAAAAATTATTGATAATCTTACAGAAAAAGCGTCTCGTGCCGATTTAAAAGATGGTGAAGCGTTATACGGCCTTCTTAAAGAAGAGATGGCGGAGATCCTAGTCCAGGTTGAAAAGCCGCTGCAAGTGGATACGACCAAAACGCCATTCGTGATCCTTATGGTGGGCGTCAATGGTGTCGGTAAAACCACCACTATCGGTAAACTGGCGAAGCAGTTTCAGGCTGAAGGCAAGAAAGTCATGCTGGCGGCGGGTGATACCTTCCGAGCGGCAGCCGTTGAGCAGCTTCAGGTATGGGGTGAACGCAACGACGTTCCTGTGATTGCTCAGCATACGGGTGCGGATAGTGCCTCTGTTATCTACGATGCGATTGAAGCGGCGAAAGCACGCGGCGCGGACGTAGTCATCGCCGATACCGCCGGCCGTTTGCAAAACAAAGCTAACCTTATGGAAGAGCTGCGCAAGATCGTGCGTGTGATGAAGAAGATTGATGACTCGGCGCCGCACGAGATCATGCTGACGCTGGATGCGGGCACTGGCCAAAACGCCATTAGCCAAGCGAAGCTGTTTAGTGATGTCGCGCCGCTTACCGGTATAACGCTCACCAAACTTGATGGTACGGCAAAAGGCGGGGTGATCTTTGCCCTCGCTGACCAATTCCAGATCCCAATCCGCTATATTGGTGTGGGTGAAGGGATTGATGACTTAAGGCCATTTGAGACGCAAGATTTTATCGACGCACTGTTTAGTCGAGAAGACTAG
- the lexA gene encoding transcriptional repressor LexA, protein MKPLTPRQQQVFDLIKTKIDDVGMPPTRAEIAKELGFRSANAAEEHLKALARKKAIEIIPGASRGIRILLEQEPANEDPGLPLIGQVAAGEPILAQEHVEAHYQVDPGMFKPQADFLLRVNGESMKDIGIMDGDLLAVHKTQDVRDGQVVVARVDEDVTVKRLERKGATVLLHAENEEFSPIEVDLTAQHLAIEGIAVGIIRNTDWM, encoded by the coding sequence ATGAAGCCGCTAACGCCCCGACAACAGCAGGTTTTTGATCTAATCAAAACCAAAATAGACGATGTAGGTATGCCACCTACGCGCGCCGAAATCGCCAAGGAACTTGGGTTCCGTTCAGCGAATGCGGCCGAAGAACACCTAAAAGCCCTCGCTCGTAAAAAAGCGATCGAAATTATCCCTGGCGCCTCGCGCGGGATCCGGATTTTGCTTGAGCAAGAACCAGCGAACGAAGATCCAGGTTTGCCTCTTATTGGTCAAGTTGCAGCGGGTGAGCCGATTTTGGCTCAAGAGCACGTTGAAGCGCACTATCAAGTCGACCCAGGCATGTTTAAGCCTCAAGCTGACTTTTTACTTCGCGTTAACGGCGAGAGTATGAAAGACATCGGCATCATGGATGGCGATTTACTCGCGGTGCACAAAACGCAAGACGTTCGTGATGGACAAGTCGTTGTAGCGCGCGTAGATGAAGACGTAACCGTGAAGCGTTTAGAGCGCAAAGGGGCAACCGTGTTGCTGCATGCTGAAAATGAAGAGTTTTCGCCGATTGAAGTGGATCTGACTGCACAACATCTTGCGATTGAAGGTATTGCAGTGGGCATTATTCGCAACACAGATTGGATGTAA
- the rsmD gene encoding 16S rRNA (guanine(966)-N(2))-methyltransferase RsmD, whose translation MVRRRKQTPSQKPSSQMGSVRIISGLWRGRKLPVHDAEGLRPTTDRVKETVFNWLAQDVPHAKVLDLFAGSGGLGFEAASRQAEQVTMIELNDKAYKQIVSNIALVKADNIKAHHGDALSFLSQAGQPQDLVFIDPPFRKGLLPDVIERLESNGWLANNALIYIETEKELQLDAIPEHWDLLKEKTAGQVSYRLFERES comes from the coding sequence ATGGTTAGACGTCGCAAGCAAACTCCATCACAAAAACCATCTAGCCAGATGGGCAGTGTTCGCATCATCAGCGGACTTTGGCGTGGTCGCAAGCTCCCTGTGCACGATGCAGAAGGACTCAGACCCACCACCGATCGCGTCAAAGAGACGGTGTTTAACTGGCTAGCTCAAGATGTTCCGCACGCCAAAGTGCTCGATCTGTTCGCAGGTTCCGGCGGTCTAGGTTTTGAAGCCGCGTCGAGACAAGCCGAACAAGTCACTATGATCGAGCTTAATGACAAAGCCTACAAGCAAATTGTCAGTAATATCGCACTGGTCAAAGCAGACAACATCAAAGCTCATCACGGTGATGCACTGAGTTTCTTGTCTCAAGCTGGGCAACCACAGGATTTGGTGTTTATCGATCCTCCTTTTCGCAAAGGGTTGCTACCGGATGTCATAGAACGCCTAGAGAGCAATGGCTGGCTGGCTAACAATGCGTTAATCTATATTGAAACGGAAAAAGAACTGCAGCTTGACGCTATCCCAGAGCACTGGGATCTCCTAAAAGAAAAAACAGCGGGTCAGGTTAGCTACCGATTATTTGAGAGGGAATCATAA
- the ubiA gene encoding 4-hydroxybenzoate octaprenyltransferase: MTSTKAKAYWQLMRMNKPIGSLLLLWPTLWALVIAAEGMPDLLVLVVFTLGVVMMRSAGCVINDFADRKVDGHVERTKGRPLPSGMVSSKEALGLFLFLALASFVLVLTMNTLTIQLSFVGVALAFIYPFMKRYTHLPQLFLGLAFSWSIPMAFAAQANALPPVVWFLFVINALWTIAYDTQYAMVDREDDLKIGIKSTAILFGKRDKLIIGVLQLTTLLMLMGLGYSYQLGASFYWSLLAVSALFVYQQWLIRHRERPLCFQAFLNNNYVGMAVTVGLLSAFLLQ, encoded by the coding sequence ATGACCTCAACTAAGGCGAAAGCCTACTGGCAATTAATGCGCATGAATAAGCCGATAGGCTCGCTGCTGCTGTTGTGGCCAACATTGTGGGCACTGGTGATTGCCGCCGAAGGCATGCCGGATTTGTTAGTACTGGTGGTGTTTACTCTTGGGGTGGTCATGATGCGCAGCGCGGGTTGTGTGATCAATGACTTTGCGGATCGAAAGGTCGATGGCCATGTTGAGCGCACCAAAGGCAGACCATTGCCTTCTGGCATGGTTTCATCAAAAGAAGCTTTGGGTCTGTTTCTGTTTTTGGCATTGGCCTCTTTTGTATTAGTGCTGACTATGAACACGCTGACGATACAACTGTCGTTTGTGGGTGTCGCGCTCGCGTTTATTTACCCGTTTATGAAGCGCTATACCCATTTGCCACAACTGTTTTTAGGTTTGGCGTTTAGCTGGTCTATCCCTATGGCTTTTGCGGCGCAGGCTAACGCTCTGCCCCCGGTGGTGTGGTTCTTGTTCGTTATCAACGCGCTGTGGACGATCGCCTATGACACCCAATACGCGATGGTGGATAGAGAAGATGATCTAAAAATAGGCATCAAGTCGACAGCGATTTTGTTTGGTAAACGCGACAAGCTGATAATAGGTGTGTTGCAGCTTACAACGTTATTGATGTTGATGGGACTCGGCTATAGCTACCAGTTGGGCGCGAGCTTCTATTGGAGCCTTTTGGCAGTGAGTGCGCTGTTTGTGTATCAGCAGTGGCTTATTCGTCATCGGGAGCGCCCACTTTGCTTCCAAGCCTTCCTCAATAACAACTATGTAGGTATGGCGGTGACGGTTGGCCTACTGAGCGCCTTCTTGCTTCAATAA
- the ftsE gene encoding cell division ATP-binding protein FtsE has product MIKFEQVSKAYRGGRQALQKVDFHLKRGEMAFLGGHSGAGKSTLLKLICAIERPTDGRILFNDYDISRLPAKDIPFLRRNIGIVFQDHRLLMDRTVFDNVALPMRIESISENEIKRRVSAALDKTGLLDKMKCLPSQLSGGEQQRVGIARAVVNRPTMLLADEPTGNLDPELSNKVLKLFEEFNRAGVSILLATHDINLVRSRPQYRYLELNQGFLSEVSDGV; this is encoded by the coding sequence GTGATCAAATTTGAACAAGTGAGTAAAGCCTACCGTGGGGGACGACAAGCACTGCAAAAAGTCGACTTCCACCTAAAACGCGGTGAAATGGCGTTTTTGGGCGGCCACTCGGGTGCAGGTAAGAGTACCCTATTAAAACTTATCTGCGCCATCGAGCGACCAACTGACGGTCGCATACTGTTTAACGATTATGACATTAGTCGACTGCCAGCAAAGGACATTCCTTTCTTACGTCGCAATATCGGCATCGTGTTTCAAGATCACCGATTACTGATGGATCGCACCGTGTTTGACAACGTCGCTTTGCCGATGCGCATTGAGTCTATTTCAGAAAATGAAATCAAGCGCCGAGTGTCGGCAGCATTGGATAAAACGGGTCTACTCGACAAAATGAAGTGTTTGCCAAGCCAGCTCTCTGGTGGCGAACAGCAGCGTGTCGGTATTGCTCGTGCGGTGGTCAATCGACCTACCATGCTACTTGCCGATGAGCCTACCGGTAACCTCGACCCAGAGCTGTCGAACAAGGTGTTGAAGCTGTTTGAAGAGTTCAACCGTGCCGGCGTCTCGATACTACTAGCAACTCACGACATTAATTTGGTGCGCTCGCGCCCACAGTACCGCTACCTTGAGCTGAACCAAGGCTTTTTGAGTGAGGTGAGTGATGGCGTTTAA
- the plsB gene encoding glycerol-3-phosphate 1-O-acyltransferase PlsB, producing MSSGQSLFRSFIKLPMSVLVKGTAIPSNPIEDHNIDISKPVVYALPFSSNVDLLTLQKQAIAVGLPDPLEPIVLNGEERNRFVFIASRPTLINSDQHVPSESIALFSDLLKEHEKDPTLDVQVIPTTVLWGRKPGKEETPKPYLQPMNGLQKTQAVLASGRDCMVRFSPVVSLRYMADSHGTDESIAHKLARVARIHFSRQKLAASGPNLPNRQVLFHRLLNSQVIEQAIKDHAQSNNVPEEKARKEAQQIMDEIAADFSYKLVKSGDHVLTWLWNKLYQGINVSNASTVRRLAQDGHEIVYVPCHRSHMDYLLLSYVLYNEGMVPPHIAAGINLNFFPAGPIFRRGGAFFIRRSFKGNKLYSTIFREYLAELFAKGYSVEYFSEGGRSRTGRLLQAKTGMLAMTIQAMLRGLNRPVTLVPVYIGYEHVMEVSTYAKELRGKRKEKENAGQILKTLRKLRNFGQGYVNFGEPIQINQYLNEAAPNWTQDIDPMGTSKPQWLVPAVNDLATKMMTNINDAAAANALTLCATALLASRQRALSRDSLVNQIDCYLSLLKQVPYSKTCTLPNASAEELVAHAESLDKFVIESDTLGDIISLDRHQSILMTYYRNNIIHLFALPSLIAQMLIRQHKLSLEQIQYNVRKLYPFLKKELFLSIEESELESVVDSIVNELTRQELVIVEQGVVSMNQSNTQTLMLLGRTISETLQRYAISLNLLASYPELGKSDLEQKSQDIAQRLGRLHSINAPEFFDKGVFAALFSTLKEQGYLDIDGNCDIAATENLASLLYGLLYPEVRLTIQESVHQSEPLLEETSDEPEGA from the coding sequence ATGTCTTCAGGACAATCACTGTTCCGTTCCTTTATAAAACTGCCCATGTCGGTGCTAGTAAAAGGGACGGCGATTCCATCTAACCCCATCGAAGACCACAACATCGATATCTCGAAGCCTGTGGTATATGCACTGCCCTTCAGCTCTAACGTTGATCTGCTCACTCTACAAAAGCAAGCCATTGCTGTAGGGCTGCCAGACCCACTTGAGCCGATCGTGCTTAATGGCGAAGAACGTAATCGCTTTGTGTTCATTGCATCAAGGCCAACCTTGATTAACAGCGACCAACATGTCCCAAGTGAGTCTATTGCTCTGTTCTCAGACTTACTCAAAGAGCACGAGAAAGACCCAACGCTCGACGTGCAAGTGATCCCAACCACCGTACTGTGGGGGCGCAAGCCAGGCAAAGAAGAGACGCCAAAACCTTATTTGCAGCCAATGAACGGCCTACAGAAAACTCAGGCCGTGTTGGCCTCAGGACGCGACTGTATGGTGCGCTTTAGCCCAGTGGTCTCGCTGCGCTATATGGCTGACTCACACGGTACAGATGAGTCCATTGCCCATAAACTGGCACGTGTGGCTCGTATCCACTTCTCTCGCCAGAAATTAGCGGCATCAGGTCCCAACCTGCCTAACCGCCAAGTGTTATTCCACCGCCTGTTGAACTCGCAAGTGATTGAGCAAGCCATTAAAGATCATGCGCAGAGCAACAACGTTCCAGAAGAGAAAGCGCGCAAAGAAGCGCAGCAAATCATGGATGAGATCGCCGCGGACTTCTCCTACAAACTGGTGAAGAGTGGTGACCATGTCCTCACTTGGCTTTGGAATAAGCTCTATCAAGGCATCAACGTCAGCAATGCCTCGACAGTACGTCGTCTAGCGCAAGACGGCCACGAAATTGTCTACGTGCCTTGCCACCGCAGCCATATGGATTACCTGCTACTGTCTTACGTGCTATACAACGAAGGCATGGTGCCACCACATATCGCTGCGGGTATTAACCTGAACTTCTTCCCTGCGGGTCCGATTTTCCGCCGTGGTGGTGCGTTCTTTATTCGTCGTAGCTTCAAAGGCAACAAACTGTACTCAACAATTTTCCGTGAGTATCTCGCTGAGCTATTCGCCAAAGGCTACTCGGTCGAGTACTTTAGCGAAGGTGGTCGCTCACGTACTGGTCGCTTACTGCAAGCTAAGACGGGCATGCTGGCGATGACCATCCAAGCCATGCTACGCGGACTTAACCGCCCTGTGACGTTAGTACCGGTTTATATTGGCTATGAACACGTAATGGAAGTGAGCACGTACGCAAAAGAGCTGCGCGGTAAGCGAAAAGAAAAAGAGAACGCCGGTCAGATACTGAAAACGTTACGTAAATTGCGTAACTTCGGTCAAGGCTACGTGAACTTTGGTGAGCCGATCCAAATCAACCAATATTTAAACGAAGCGGCGCCGAACTGGACGCAAGATATCGACCCTATGGGCACCAGCAAGCCTCAATGGCTGGTTCCTGCAGTAAACGACCTTGCGACTAAAATGATGACCAACATCAACGACGCGGCGGCAGCTAACGCCCTCACACTCTGTGCTACAGCGCTGTTGGCCTCACGTCAACGTGCCTTATCTCGTGATAGCTTGGTTAATCAAATTGATTGTTACCTATCGCTGCTAAAACAGGTGCCTTACTCTAAGACATGTACGCTACCCAACGCCTCTGCGGAAGAGTTGGTTGCACACGCTGAGTCACTGGATAAGTTTGTGATTGAGTCCGATACCTTGGGCGACATTATCTCGCTCGATCGTCACCAGTCGATCTTGATGACCTACTATCGCAACAACATCATTCACTTGTTTGCATTGCCGTCACTCATCGCGCAGATGCTGATTCGTCAGCACAAGCTATCGCTTGAGCAAATCCAGTACAATGTTCGCAAACTGTACCCGTTCCTAAAAAAAGAGCTGTTCTTAAGTATTGAAGAGAGCGAACTGGAATCGGTGGTCGATAGCATTGTCAATGAACTGACCAGGCAAGAGCTGGTGATCGTAGAGCAAGGTGTGGTGTCGATGAACCAATCGAACACTCAAACGCTGATGCTACTCGGTCGCACCATTTCAGAAACCTTGCAGCGCTATGCGATTTCTTTGAATCTTCTAGCCAGCTACCCTGAACTTGGTAAGAGCGATCTTGAACAGAAAAGCCAAGACATCGCTCAGCGTCTCGGTCGTCTACACAGCATTAACGCACCAGAGTTCTTTGATAAAGGCGTGTTTGCTGCGCTGTTCAGCACCCTAAAAGAGCAAGGCTACCTAGACATTGATGGCAACTGCGACATCGCCGCCACCGAAAATCTAGCAAGCCTGCTGTACGGTCTGCTTTATCCAGAAGTGCGCCTCACTATTCAAGAGAGCGTACATCAAAGCGAACCTTTACTAGAGGAAACGAGCGACGAGCCAGAAGGTGCCTAA
- a CDS encoding chorismate lyase, whose translation MNDSAVDYLKILRQAQWQSPDEFPSLNHHALQWLTEQGSLSHKLATHCDHFSVEIVRSEASPSQDMLQDEVELLDHEACWLREVVLCGDDTPWVIGRTLMSLESMDRSQYDISQQGTVPIGVTVFSSADTKRDALQVARIATSNGELFARRSRLWVKGHPILVAELFLPKAPIYQQESGQ comes from the coding sequence ATGAATGATTCCGCTGTCGACTATCTGAAAATATTACGCCAAGCTCAATGGCAATCCCCCGACGAGTTTCCCTCTCTCAATCACCATGCGTTGCAATGGCTGACGGAGCAGGGATCGCTTTCTCACAAATTGGCTACGCATTGTGACCATTTTTCTGTCGAGATAGTACGCAGTGAGGCCAGCCCATCACAGGACATGTTGCAAGATGAAGTCGAGCTCCTTGACCATGAGGCATGCTGGCTACGCGAAGTGGTGCTCTGTGGTGATGATACCCCTTGGGTCATCGGCCGGACTCTCATGTCACTAGAGTCGATGGATCGCAGCCAATATGACATTTCCCAGCAAGGCACTGTGCCAATTGGGGTCACGGTGTTTTCTAGCGCAGACACTAAGCGTGATGCGCTGCAAGTAGCAAGAATTGCGACGTCAAATGGCGAGCTGTTTGCTCGTCGCTCAAGATTGTGGGTGAAGGGACACCCTATTTTGGTTGCTGAGCTGTTTCTGCCCAAGGCGCCAATTTACCAACAGGAGAGTGGTCAATGA
- the ftsX gene encoding permease-like cell division protein FtsX, with product MAFKRKQKQVKHRLKSDGFFAVHWRQAKNSLIEMWQRPLGNILTLAVISMALTMPACLYLLGKNVAAVTSNVANQSQITAFIDVGVADARVLVLKDDIESWDTVSKVEYITPQQGLADLSEHSGLDQALSLLDGYALPGVLVIIPSDTSVKTDRELVSKLRTRGDITDVRRDEDWLGRFDAIKNLASTLVVSLSVLMLVSVFLIVGNTLRFNVLANKEAIQTMKLIGATDAFILRPYLYSGMWFGLIGALVAWLLTALLTVIINSTVTELAMMYDSDFRLLGLSWDETLLILMLGLFLGTGAARISAKRHLKEIEPV from the coding sequence ATGGCGTTTAAGCGTAAACAAAAACAGGTGAAACACCGCCTGAAATCTGATGGCTTTTTTGCTGTGCATTGGCGCCAAGCGAAAAACTCGCTTATCGAAATGTGGCAGCGTCCGCTCGGTAATATTTTGACTCTGGCAGTGATTTCCATGGCGTTGACCATGCCGGCTTGTTTGTACTTGCTGGGTAAAAACGTCGCCGCCGTGACCTCCAATGTAGCCAATCAGTCGCAAATTACTGCGTTCATTGATGTCGGTGTCGCCGATGCCAGAGTTCTAGTACTCAAAGATGACATCGAAAGCTGGGATACGGTCAGCAAGGTGGAATACATTACGCCGCAACAAGGCTTAGCTGATTTGAGCGAGCATTCTGGCCTTGACCAGGCGTTAAGCCTACTCGATGGTTATGCCTTGCCTGGCGTACTAGTGATCATTCCTAGTGATACCAGCGTAAAGACTGACCGGGAGTTGGTCTCGAAACTGCGCACGCGAGGTGACATCACCGATGTGCGTCGCGATGAAGATTGGCTAGGCCGCTTCGATGCGATCAAGAATTTAGCCTCGACGCTGGTGGTGAGCTTGTCGGTGCTGATGTTGGTGTCGGTATTCCTGATCGTTGGCAACACGCTGCGCTTTAATGTGCTAGCCAATAAAGAGGCCATCCAGACCATGAAACTCATTGGTGCCACCGATGCCTTTATCTTAAGGCCTTATCTGTATTCAGGTATGTGGTTCGGCCTCATCGGTGCGCTTGTGGCTTGGCTACTGACTGCTTTGCTAACGGTGATCATCAACAGCACAGTGACTGAATTGGCGATGATGTATGACAGTGATTTTCGCCTGCTTGGACTTAGTTGGGATGAGACGCTGCTTATCTTGATGCTCGGCCTGTTCCTCGGTACTGGGGCGGCAAGAATTTCTGCCAAGCGTCATTTAAAAGAAATTGAACCGGTTTAG
- the glpE gene encoding thiosulfate sulfurtransferase GlpE → MEQFQHIDVQAAHQLLQDHEDARLVDIRDIQSFSVAHATSAYHLTNDSIVDFMQQVEFDAPVLVMCYHGISSQGAAQYLLNQGFEQVYSVDGGFEAWHRAALPTESHS, encoded by the coding sequence ATGGAGCAGTTTCAACACATCGATGTGCAAGCGGCACATCAGTTACTACAAGACCACGAAGACGCGAGGCTGGTGGACATTCGTGATATCCAAAGTTTCTCGGTTGCACACGCAACCAGTGCTTACCATCTCACCAATGACAGCATCGTCGATTTCATGCAGCAAGTTGAGTTTGATGCACCCGTGTTAGTGATGTGCTATCACGGTATTAGCAGCCAAGGTGCTGCTCAGTATTTGCTGAACCAAGGCTTTGAGCAGGTATATAGCGTGGATGGCGGCTTTGAAGCCTGGCACCGCGCCGCACTGCCGACAGAAAGTCACAGTTAA